A part of Maridesulfovibrio hydrothermalis AM13 = DSM 14728 genomic DNA contains:
- a CDS encoding nucleotidyl transferase AbiEii/AbiGii toxin family protein, whose product MNKYEKQVRILLRVLALIEFNHPNGDGSPFLTLKGGTALNFFLWDLPRLSVDIDLAYCPINDRSAALQDISESMQRLAKRVEKLLPAASVNLTEPKNAAPKVLINYNYRGTAKMRN is encoded by the coding sequence TATTCTGTTGAGGGTCTTAGCCCTGATTGAATTTAACCATCCAAACGGAGATGGTTCCCCGTTCCTTACTTTAAAAGGTGGAACTGCCCTCAATTTCTTTCTATGGGATTTACCTCGCCTATCTGTTGATATCGACCTTGCGTACTGTCCTATCAATGACAGGTCGGCAGCCCTTCAAGATATATCTGAGAGCATGCAACGGCTGGCGAAACGAGTTGAGAAACTTTTACCAGCTGCTTCCGTTAACCTTACAGAGCCAAAGAATGCAGCTCCCAAAGTCCTCATCAACTATAATTATAGGGGAACAGCCAAAATGAGAAACTAG
- the tpx gene encoding thiol peroxidase produces MNERSGVITFQGNPLTLLGDEIKVGDKAPEFSATDNGLAPKTLADYAGKVLILSAVPSLDTPVCDMETRRFNNEAANLGDEIKILTLSMDLPFAQARWCGAAGVEAVETLSDYMSSSFGEAYGVLIKELRLLSRAVFVVDKAGVVQYAQYLNEITEEPDYDSALAAAKKLV; encoded by the coding sequence ATGAACGAAAGAAGCGGCGTAATTACTTTTCAAGGCAATCCCCTGACTTTGCTCGGTGACGAAATCAAGGTTGGCGACAAGGCTCCTGAGTTCAGTGCAACTGATAACGGACTGGCTCCCAAAACTCTTGCTGACTATGCAGGCAAGGTACTGATTCTCAGCGCGGTTCCTTCACTCGACACTCCCGTGTGCGATATGGAAACCCGTAGATTCAACAATGAGGCTGCAAACCTTGGTGACGAAATTAAAATTCTGACACTGTCCATGGATCTTCCCTTCGCACAGGCCCGCTGGTGCGGTGCTGCCGGTGTTGAAGCGGTAGAGACTCTGTCAGATTATATGAGTTCATCCTTCGGTGAAGCCTACGGAGTACTTATCAAAGAACTCCGTCTGCTTAGCAGAGCCGTTTTTGTAGTGGATAAAGCTGGTGTCGTGCAATACGCACAGTATTTAAATGAGATAACCGAAGAACCTGATTATGATTCCGCACTGGCAGCGGCTAAGAAATTAGTTTAG
- a CDS encoding TOBE domain-containing protein, translating into MGIKSGKKHQKTSAQSSLVPSEVFDVPENIKYLDSKELACLEAEFRNWKSKVTRADYVRSRTRVFCLFLVLRHTGAKLGEILGLDERESIDLLRAVIKLGKEDQQREVPLPQDVCRELKGLIDGPMSSGLEGRIFQLDPGYVRRAFYERAQACNLDRQMGGPSVLRRSRAVELLRNGVPLGVVRKVLGQSSADLSAVYQDWSAGDVKNIVRRMALEETALKTSARNTFIGHVTEVRRDGILADVEFETAEGFIISSVITLESLYKLDLEVGVPVSATIKAPLVAVRPVAGEAGSSRNCIPAKVTSLKQSEVLAEVSGESEGGSQLCALVTTWSIEEDGLKEGGRVEFCFKALSVVLHAV; encoded by the coding sequence ATGGGTATCAAATCCGGAAAAAAGCACCAGAAAACATCCGCACAAAGTAGCCTTGTTCCATCAGAAGTGTTTGATGTTCCTGAAAATATTAAATATCTTGATTCTAAAGAACTGGCGTGTCTGGAAGCTGAATTTCGCAACTGGAAAAGTAAAGTCACGCGAGCTGATTATGTTCGATCCCGCACCAGAGTTTTTTGCCTGTTTTTAGTTCTTAGGCATACCGGAGCCAAGCTCGGAGAAATTCTAGGACTGGATGAAAGGGAGAGTATTGATCTGCTGCGGGCGGTGATAAAACTCGGCAAAGAGGATCAGCAGCGGGAGGTTCCGTTGCCGCAAGACGTTTGCAGGGAGTTGAAGGGACTTATCGACGGTCCTATGAGTTCGGGGCTTGAGGGTAGAATTTTTCAGCTTGATCCCGGATACGTGCGCCGCGCATTTTATGAACGCGCGCAAGCTTGTAATCTGGACCGTCAAATGGGCGGACCAAGTGTACTGCGCCGCTCCAGAGCAGTGGAGCTGCTGCGAAACGGCGTGCCGCTGGGAGTTGTCCGCAAGGTGCTCGGCCAGTCTTCCGCAGACCTTTCGGCTGTTTATCAAGACTGGTCCGCCGGAGATGTAAAAAATATCGTCCGCCGCATGGCTCTCGAAGAAACGGCCCTTAAAACCAGTGCCCGAAATACCTTTATCGGCCATGTAACAGAAGTGCGTCGGGACGGCATACTGGCTGATGTTGAATTCGAAACGGCTGAAGGTTTTATCATCAGTTCGGTCATTACTCTTGAAAGCCTCTACAAGCTTGATCTTGAGGTCGGTGTACCTGTTTCGGCGACAATTAAAGCCCCGCTGGTCGCAGTACGTCCCGTCGCTGGTGAAGCAGGAAGTTCCAGAAACTGTATTCCCGCCAAGGTAACATCACTTAAGCAAAGCGAAGTCTTGGCAGAGGTTTCCGGTGAATCAGAGGGAGGCAGTCAACTTTGCGCATTGGTAACCACATGGTCTATTGAAGAGGATGGATTGAAGGAGGGGGGGCGAGTGGAGTTTTGTTTTAAGGCTTTGTCCGTGGTGTTGCACGCGGTGTAG
- the modA gene encoding molybdate ABC transporter substrate-binding protein has protein sequence MKRIPALILALIMSLPISANAADLLVAQAANFMPAMQEIIPAFKKSTGLEVQATYTSTGKLYAQIINGAPFDLFLAADERRPDKLFAEGLAEKPFIYAKGKVVFWSLSKQIAGKSWQEAIKSKNLHKISIANIETAPYGTAAMLALKKEKLWETVKPELVFAQSIAQAFQFASTGAADAGFCAYSSMFTKTGKSGSFSVVKEAPPVIQAACILKSTKRKNTAEKFVEFLSSPEAISIKKKYGYD, from the coding sequence ATGAAACGTATCCCCGCTCTAATACTGGCCCTGATTATGTCCCTGCCCATATCTGCAAATGCTGCTGATCTTCTGGTTGCACAGGCTGCCAACTTCATGCCCGCCATGCAGGAGATAATTCCAGCCTTCAAAAAATCCACCGGACTGGAAGTTCAGGCAACATACACTTCAACCGGTAAACTTTATGCCCAGATAATAAACGGAGCACCCTTTGACCTCTTTTTAGCAGCAGATGAACGCCGCCCTGATAAACTTTTTGCCGAAGGGCTGGCTGAAAAGCCTTTCATTTACGCTAAGGGAAAAGTCGTCTTCTGGTCGCTGAGTAAACAAATAGCTGGCAAAAGCTGGCAGGAAGCCATTAAAAGCAAAAACCTGCATAAAATTTCCATCGCTAATATCGAAACAGCCCCGTACGGCACAGCTGCGATGCTGGCCCTGAAAAAAGAAAAACTTTGGGAGACCGTTAAACCGGAACTGGTTTTTGCGCAGTCAATTGCTCAGGCTTTCCAATTTGCCTCAACCGGCGCAGCTGATGCCGGATTCTGCGCCTACTCATCTATGTTCACGAAAACGGGCAAAAGCGGAAGCTTCAGTGTTGTAAAAGAAGCTCCTCCGGTTATTCAAGCAGCCTGTATTTTGAAATCCACTAAGCGTAAAAATACTGCGGAAAAGTTTGTAGAATTCCTTTCCAGTCCTGAAGCAATCTCCATCAAGAAAAAATACGGATATGACTAA
- the modB gene encoding molybdate ABC transporter permease subunit, with protein MDLYPLYISAKLAVATTLFIPIVAAPIAYVLSFCDFRGKSLIDAVVSLPMVLPPTVLGFGLLILMGPQGPLGGVWNDLTGERMVFSFSGILLASLVYNLPFAVQPMRAAFEKLDVRLLENSAVLGLSSTATFFRVVLPNSLPGLAASAMLVFAHSLGEFGVILMVGGSIPGSTKVASIAIYEAVEAMRYDDAMYMSLAIIPVSFLALLAINRLNKISRRRS; from the coding sequence ATGGACCTTTATCCGCTTTATATCTCTGCCAAACTGGCGGTGGCGACTACTTTGTTTATTCCCATTGTCGCCGCGCCTATCGCCTATGTTCTGTCCTTCTGCGATTTCAGAGGAAAGAGTTTGATTGATGCCGTTGTTTCACTTCCAATGGTGCTTCCTCCCACGGTCCTCGGCTTCGGACTGTTGATTCTGATGGGGCCGCAAGGGCCGCTGGGGGGAGTATGGAACGACCTTACCGGCGAACGCATGGTATTCAGTTTTTCAGGTATCCTGCTGGCTTCGCTGGTTTATAACCTGCCCTTTGCAGTGCAGCCCATGCGGGCGGCCTTCGAAAAACTGGATGTTCGTTTGCTGGAAAATTCTGCGGTTTTGGGACTTTCCTCCACGGCAACTTTTTTCAGGGTGGTACTACCCAACAGTCTCCCCGGTCTGGCAGCTTCGGCCATGCTGGTTTTTGCTCACAGTTTAGGAGAATTCGGAGTGATCCTCATGGTAGGCGGAAGTATTCCCGGCTCCACCAAGGTTGCTTCAATCGCCATCTATGAAGCTGTGGAAGCCATGCGTTACGACGATGCCATGTATATGTCTCTGGCAATTATTCCGGTCAGTTTTCTGGCCCTGCTTGCCATCAACAGGCTTAACAAAATCAGCAGGAGAAGGTCATGA
- a CDS encoding ATP-binding cassette domain-containing protein — translation MTLTLNIRKQLPNFMLDVSLTCAPGTLTAIVGPSGAGKSTLVRIIAGLERPDEGIISFDDTLWNDTSINHFATPQNRGLGLVFQEYTLFPHLNVYKNVAFAAVDKNCVQPLLEKFGIEHIAESKPCNISGGERQRAAFCQALAREPVLLLLDEPFSALDIATREGLRTELLHLKNELNIPMIHVTHDLEEAYYLADSIFVMENGCAAPQWLERQSRRHRPPVPEMMRYAV, via the coding sequence ATGACCCTTACTTTAAATATCCGTAAGCAGTTGCCCAACTTCATGCTGGACGTGTCTCTTACCTGCGCTCCGGGAACACTGACTGCTATTGTAGGCCCTTCTGGGGCAGGCAAGAGCACACTGGTCAGAATTATCGCTGGATTAGAACGTCCTGACGAAGGAATTATTTCTTTTGATGATACGTTATGGAACGACACTTCCATCAACCATTTTGCTACACCGCAAAACCGCGGGCTGGGACTTGTTTTTCAAGAATACACGCTCTTTCCACATCTGAATGTGTACAAGAATGTAGCTTTTGCCGCAGTAGATAAAAACTGTGTGCAGCCTTTGTTAGAAAAATTCGGAATCGAACACATCGCCGAAAGCAAACCCTGCAACATTTCAGGCGGTGAACGGCAACGGGCTGCTTTTTGTCAGGCTCTGGCCCGTGAACCTGTTCTTCTTTTGCTTGATGAACCATTTTCCGCCCTTGATATAGCTACCCGTGAAGGACTGCGTACTGAGCTTCTTCATTTGAAAAACGAACTTAATATTCCCATGATCCATGTGACCCATGATCTTGAGGAGGCATATTATCTGGCTGATTCAATTTTCGTCATGGAAAATGGATGCGCCGCACCGCAATGGCTTGAACGGCAGAGCCGACGGCATCGCCCGCCTGTTCCAGAGATGATGCGTTATGCTGTTTAA
- the modA gene encoding molybdate ABC transporter substrate-binding protein gives MRLNSIILIFIMTVFIPISAQAQIIIASGAGYRSLVDDLTDSYSAKTGNKIELIYGNMSRVIAQARNSGAVDMVLGDKSFLDKAELDFNSQLVIGRGRLVIAYPKGKHFNGMNDLLSAEVSRIALPDTKRAIYGKAALQYLRSKKIYEKVEPKLLMVATVPQSASYVIAGEVDYAFINMTHARKIVKSIGGYTAVDESAYSPISILIGQMKNSASSRECSAFLKYLNSDAARRIVAAHGMSDK, from the coding sequence ATGAGACTGAATTCAATAATCCTTATCTTTATTATGACTGTCTTTATTCCGATTTCAGCACAGGCCCAGATTATTATTGCTTCCGGAGCCGGTTATCGATCGCTGGTAGATGATCTGACTGATAGTTATTCTGCAAAAACCGGAAATAAAATAGAACTTATCTATGGCAACATGTCCCGCGTCATTGCTCAGGCCCGCAACAGTGGAGCCGTGGATATGGTACTCGGCGACAAATCTTTTCTGGATAAGGCCGAGCTTGACTTCAATTCACAACTGGTCATCGGCAGGGGGCGACTGGTTATAGCCTACCCCAAAGGGAAACATTTTAACGGGATGAATGACCTTCTTTCAGCTGAGGTTTCACGTATTGCTTTGCCTGATACCAAACGGGCCATATACGGAAAAGCGGCTCTCCAGTATCTGCGTAGCAAGAAAATTTACGAGAAAGTTGAACCGAAACTGCTCATGGTGGCTACCGTTCCGCAATCAGCTTCATATGTGATTGCCGGCGAAGTTGATTATGCCTTCATCAACATGACACATGCCCGGAAAATTGTTAAATCAATCGGCGGATACACGGCCGTGGATGAGTCAGCTTACTCCCCCATATCCATCCTGATAGGACAGATGAAAAATTCTGCCAGCTCCAGAGAATGTTCTGCTTTTCTGAAGTACCTTAACTCTGATGCGGCGCGTAGAATAGTTGCTGCGCACGGTATGTCGGATAAATAA
- a CDS encoding molybdate ABC transporter permease subunit, producing MDVAAILSDSATLTPLALSAKVLAVAGVLQLLAGVPLAFWLARSRGTLHNAIDIAVTLPLVFPPVATGFVLLLLLGRNGPVGRIFSESIIFGFPGLVVAAFIAGLPLLVKPVQAALKSAEAAKLSEVAAVLGKSETAIFLQVLLPCAKRSIMAGLLLALARSLGEVGMTLMLGGNVIGRTNTLSLEIYNAVFNGEFERAAVLSAIIGIVSISMFTILKKVSDT from the coding sequence ATGGACGTTGCAGCGATCCTTTCCGACAGCGCGACTCTAACTCCGCTGGCCCTTTCGGCAAAAGTGCTGGCGGTGGCGGGAGTCCTGCAATTACTGGCGGGGGTTCCGCTGGCCTTCTGGCTGGCCCGCTCCAGAGGGACGCTGCATAATGCCATTGATATTGCGGTAACCTTACCGCTGGTTTTTCCTCCGGTAGCGACCGGATTTGTGCTTTTACTTCTACTGGGCCGCAACGGGCCGGTGGGCAGGATATTCAGCGAAAGCATTATCTTTGGATTTCCGGGTCTGGTAGTGGCGGCTTTCATTGCCGGACTGCCTTTGCTGGTCAAGCCGGTGCAGGCCGCTCTTAAGTCAGCAGAAGCTGCAAAATTAAGTGAAGTTGCGGCAGTCCTTGGTAAATCTGAAACAGCTATTTTCCTGCAAGTACTGCTTCCCTGTGCCAAACGGAGCATCATGGCAGGATTACTGCTGGCTCTGGCCCGCTCCCTTGGTGAAGTGGGCATGACTCTCATGCTCGGCGGCAATGTCATAGGCAGGACCAACACTCTTTCCCTTGAAATCTATAATGCAGTTTTCAACGGAGAATTTGAACGGGCGGCAGTTCTGTCCGCCATAATCGGAATCGTATCCATATCCATGTTTACAATTCTGAAAAAAGTTTCCGATACTTAA
- a CDS encoding Rossmann-like domain-containing protein, with protein MNNSILNQVQTKAYSIWNNAGILDENIEVKARTLSTEEAIGNPEGDDFPLLRGKEKLMEADFRGSKGQAFTDRFGDFSSSLREIAEMNLDNNFRRAIFVSTLNAVQRSLGQTERTIHCKDEGPATCAPKLADYIEENYGNPKLALVGYQPAMIKALSDRFDMRIVDLDPDNIGTVKCGITIEGPYQTDEAIENVNLVVVTGSTIVNDTLGNFLFKDKPTIFFGTTVAAAADMMGWTRFCCQSD; from the coding sequence ATGAATAATTCAATTTTGAATCAGGTTCAAACAAAAGCATATTCCATCTGGAACAATGCCGGAATTCTTGATGAAAATATTGAGGTAAAAGCCAGAACTCTCAGCACGGAAGAAGCCATAGGCAACCCCGAAGGTGACGATTTTCCTCTTCTGCGGGGCAAGGAAAAGCTTATGGAAGCAGACTTCAGAGGGTCAAAAGGTCAGGCTTTTACAGACCGCTTCGGAGATTTCAGCTCCTCTTTGAGAGAAATAGCTGAAATGAATCTGGATAACAATTTCCGCAGGGCAATCTTCGTGTCAACGCTTAACGCCGTGCAGCGCAGTCTAGGACAGACCGAACGCACCATCCACTGTAAAGATGAAGGCCCTGCGACCTGCGCCCCTAAGCTTGCTGATTACATAGAAGAAAATTACGGAAACCCTAAACTGGCCCTTGTAGGTTACCAGCCGGCCATGATCAAAGCTCTTTCCGACAGATTTGACATGCGCATTGTTGACCTTGATCCGGATAATATCGGAACAGTAAAATGCGGCATTACAATAGAAGGCCCATACCAGACAGATGAGGCAATCGAAAATGTCAACCTTGTGGTTGTCACCGGGTCAACTATAGTTAACGACACCCTTGGTAATTTTCTCTTTAAAGATAAACCGACCATTTTTTTCGGAACCACGGTTGCAGCCGCAGCAGACATGATGGGCTGGACCCGCTTCTGCTGCCAGAGCGACTAA
- a CDS encoding molybdopterin-binding protein → MMKTVPVQDSIGNVLCHDMTRIVPGEYKGPAFKKGHIITPEDIPVLLEIGKEHVYILTLEKGQLHENDAARRIAKAAAGPGITLSDISEGRINMTAAPGLLSVNVEALNRINSIDEVVIATMHNGIQITKPRDVAGTRVVPLVIDESKIIQVEEICRDCGPIVSVKPFRNLKVGIITTGSEVYTGRIKDKFGPVIRNKLSQLNSEVIGQTLVSDDPQMTCKAILQSIDDGAEMVVVTGGMSVDPDDQTPASIRATGAEVITYGSPTFPGVMFMLAYLNGVPIVGLPGCVMYYRASIFDLIVPRIVAGERPTRKDIAELGHGGFCAGCDTCRYPLCSFGK, encoded by the coding sequence ATGATGAAAACAGTTCCCGTTCAGGACTCCATCGGCAACGTTCTCTGTCACGACATGACCCGGATTGTTCCGGGAGAATACAAAGGCCCTGCTTTTAAAAAAGGGCATATTATCACACCGGAAGATATTCCGGTGCTTCTCGAAATAGGCAAAGAACACGTTTATATTCTCACCTTAGAAAAAGGGCAGCTTCATGAAAATGATGCTGCGAGACGGATAGCAAAGGCAGCAGCAGGCCCGGGTATTACACTTTCCGACATCAGTGAAGGGCGTATCAATATGACCGCCGCTCCGGGACTGCTGTCTGTTAATGTAGAGGCACTTAACCGCATCAACTCTATTGATGAGGTAGTCATTGCTACAATGCACAACGGCATTCAGATCACTAAGCCTCGTGATGTAGCCGGAACCCGCGTTGTTCCTCTTGTTATTGATGAAAGCAAAATTATTCAGGTGGAGGAAATCTGCCGGGACTGTGGTCCTATCGTCAGTGTCAAGCCTTTCAGAAACCTTAAAGTAGGCATCATCACTACCGGCAGTGAAGTATACACAGGTCGCATCAAAGATAAATTCGGTCCTGTTATCCGCAACAAACTTTCGCAGCTTAATTCTGAAGTCATCGGCCAGACATTAGTCAGCGATGATCCTCAGATGACCTGCAAAGCAATCCTTCAAAGTATTGATGACGGCGCAGAAATGGTGGTGGTTACCGGAGGAATGAGCGTTGACCCCGACGACCAAACCCCGGCAAGCATTCGGGCAACCGGTGCTGAAGTCATAACCTACGGTTCCCCCACCTTTCCCGGCGTTATGTTTATGCTGGCCTATTTGAACGGCGTACCCATTGTGGGTCTGCCAGGTTGTGTCATGTATTACAGGGCCAGCATCTTTGATCTTATCGTTCCGCGGATTGTAGCGGGCGAACGTCCCACCCGCAAAGATATCGCTGAATTGGGCCACGGCGGTTTCTGCGCCGGATGCGACACCTGCCGCTATCCGCTTTGTTCTTTCGGTAAATAG
- a CDS encoding molybdopterin-dependent aldehyde oxidoreductase, whose amino-acid sequence MIKRTLKVNGVEKFILAEQDDSLANVLREKLGLTSVKIGCGTGQCGSCSIIIDGKLKRSCTIKMKRVEDHTEIITTEGIGTPNQMHPIQIAWMAHGGAQCGFCTPGFIVSSYALILANPKPTREDVRDWFQKHRNACRCTGYKQLVDAVQDAAAVMRGDMSEEELLFKMPEDNRIWGSKYPRPTAAAKVTGTLDYGADLGLKMPEGTLKCALVQAEISHANVISIDTSEAEKMEGVEKVVTYKDIKGKNRITGLITFPTNKGDGWDRPILADEKIFQFGDAIAIVCADTEKHAKAAAAKVKVELEQLPEYMNAPAAMEEDAMEIHPGTPNVYFEQKIAKGDETAPIFDKADVVLEGDYYVGRQPHMPIEPDVGFAYLDDDGKLCIHSKSIGLHLHAAMIAPGLGVDIENLIMVQNYAGGTFGYKFSPTMEALVGAACLATGKPVFLNYTWFQQQTYTGKRSPFFTNIRVAANKDGKLLGLETEWICDHGPYSEFGDLLTLRGAQFIGAGYNMPAIRGLGKTVCTNHAWGSAFRGYGAPETEFGYEVIMDELAEKLGMDPFDLREKNIYRDGDTTPTGCKPEVYCIEDIFKKARPKYEEVKKWASENNTDEVKRGVGIALGVYGSGLDGPDSAESEIELNADGSVTMYACWHDHGQGADMGVLGTAHEALRPLGLAPEQIHLVMNDTRTCPNGGPAGGSRSQVVVGNSIIAACRELMDSMRKADNSFRSYDEMIKENKAVRYSGKWSAPATECDENGQGSPFACYMYGLFITGVSVEIATGKTQVEKFVLVADIGKINNKLVVDGQMYGGLAQGIGLALTEDYEDIKKHSTMVGAGFPYIKQIPDDMELIYVETARPEGSHGASGVGELPLTTPHAAVINAIYNACGARVTHLPARPEKVLAALKG is encoded by the coding sequence ATGATCAAACGGACTCTAAAAGTTAACGGCGTAGAAAAATTCATTCTCGCCGAGCAAGACGATTCACTCGCCAATGTTCTCCGCGAAAAACTCGGTCTGACAAGTGTTAAGATCGGTTGCGGAACCGGACAGTGCGGTAGTTGTTCTATTATCATTGACGGCAAGCTCAAACGCTCCTGCACAATCAAAATGAAACGTGTTGAAGACCACACTGAAATTATCACCACCGAAGGCATCGGTACACCGAACCAGATGCATCCTATCCAGATTGCATGGATGGCTCACGGCGGCGCACAGTGCGGTTTTTGTACTCCCGGTTTTATTGTTTCCTCTTATGCCCTGATTCTTGCTAATCCAAAACCCACACGTGAAGACGTGCGTGACTGGTTCCAGAAGCATCGTAACGCATGTCGCTGCACCGGTTACAAACAGCTTGTTGATGCTGTTCAAGATGCAGCTGCGGTAATGCGCGGAGACATGAGCGAAGAAGAACTGCTTTTCAAGATGCCCGAAGACAACCGCATCTGGGGTTCAAAATACCCCCGCCCGACAGCTGCGGCCAAAGTTACCGGTACTCTCGACTACGGTGCAGACCTCGGCCTCAAAATGCCTGAAGGAACTCTTAAATGCGCCCTTGTACAGGCAGAGATCTCCCATGCAAATGTCATTTCCATTGACACAAGCGAAGCTGAAAAAATGGAAGGCGTTGAAAAAGTTGTTACCTACAAAGACATCAAAGGTAAGAACCGCATTACCGGCCTGATCACTTTCCCCACCAACAAAGGCGACGGCTGGGATCGTCCTATCCTTGCTGACGAAAAAATCTTCCAGTTCGGTGATGCGATTGCCATTGTTTGTGCAGACACAGAAAAGCACGCAAAGGCTGCAGCTGCCAAGGTTAAAGTAGAACTGGAACAGCTGCCTGAGTACATGAATGCTCCTGCCGCTATGGAAGAAGATGCCATGGAAATCCACCCCGGAACTCCTAACGTCTACTTTGAGCAGAAAATTGCCAAAGGCGATGAAACCGCTCCTATCTTTGATAAGGCAGATGTAGTTCTCGAAGGCGACTACTATGTAGGACGTCAGCCGCATATGCCCATCGAACCAGATGTAGGTTTCGCCTACCTTGATGATGATGGTAAACTCTGCATTCACTCCAAGTCCATCGGCCTGCACCTCCATGCAGCTATGATTGCTCCCGGACTCGGTGTTGATATTGAAAACCTCATCATGGTACAGAACTACGCAGGTGGTACTTTCGGTTATAAATTCTCCCCCACCATGGAAGCTCTGGTCGGCGCAGCATGTCTCGCTACCGGAAAACCTGTATTCCTGAACTACACATGGTTCCAGCAGCAGACATACACAGGTAAACGCTCCCCATTCTTCACCAACATTCGTGTTGCTGCAAATAAGGACGGTAAACTCCTCGGACTCGAAACAGAGTGGATCTGCGACCACGGTCCTTATTCCGAGTTTGGCGATCTGCTGACCCTGCGCGGTGCTCAGTTCATCGGTGCTGGTTACAACATGCCCGCTATCCGCGGTCTTGGTAAAACCGTCTGCACCAACCATGCATGGGGTTCTGCTTTCCGTGGATACGGTGCTCCTGAAACAGAGTTCGGTTACGAAGTAATCATGGACGAACTTGCTGAAAAACTCGGCATGGACCCCTTTGATCTCCGTGAAAAAAATATCTACCGTGACGGCGACACTACACCGACAGGCTGCAAGCCCGAAGTGTACTGCATTGAAGACATCTTCAAAAAAGCCCGTCCTAAATATGAAGAAGTCAAAAAATGGGCTTCTGAAAACAATACTGACGAAGTTAAACGCGGCGTAGGTATCGCTCTTGGTGTATACGGTTCCGGTCTTGACGGACCAGACTCCGCTGAGTCTGAAATCGAGCTTAATGCTGACGGATCTGTAACCATGTACGCCTGCTGGCATGATCATGGTCAGGGTGCTGACATGGGTGTCCTCGGAACAGCTCATGAAGCTCTGCGTCCCTTAGGCCTAGCTCCTGAGCAGATTCACCTCGTAATGAACGATACCCGCACCTGCCCCAACGGCGGACCTGCCGGTGGTAGCCGTTCACAGGTTGTTGTCGGTAACTCCATCATCGCTGCTTGTCGCGAACTCATGGACTCCATGCGTAAAGCTGACAACTCCTTCCGCAGCTACGATGAAATGATCAAAGAAAACAAAGCTGTACGCTACAGCGGAAAATGGTCTGCTCCGGCCACAGAGTGTGATGAAAACGGACAGGGCAGCCCCTTTGCATGTTACATGTATGGTCTGTTCATCACCGGTGTCAGCGTTGAAATCGCAACCGGTAAAACTCAGGTTGAAAAATTCGTACTCGTTGCCGATATCGGTAAAATCAACAACAAGCTCGTTGTTGACGGCCAGATGTACGGTGGTCTTGCTCAGGGTATCGGACTGGCCCTCACCGAGGATTACGAAGATATCAAAAAACATTCCACCATGGTCGGCGCAGGATTCCCTTACATCAAGCAGATCCCCGACGATATGGAACTGATCTACGTTGAAACAGCCCGCCCTGAAGGATCACACGGTGCTTCCGGTGTTGGCGAACTGCCTCTGACCACACCTCATGCTGCGGTCATCAACGCAATCTATAATGCTTGCGGCGCACGCGTAACCCATCTCCCGGCTCGCCCTGAGAAGGTTCTTGCTGCTCTTAAAGGCTAA